The following proteins are encoded in a genomic region of Brachypodium distachyon strain Bd21 chromosome 1, Brachypodium_distachyon_v3.0, whole genome shotgun sequence:
- the LOC100842626 gene encoding protein STRUBBELIG-RECEPTOR FAMILY 8 isoform X2, with protein MKEGERSRMAAPAADAALAGLLLALVTVVGADTDAADVAALVNLYTSWNSPAQLTGWSAGGGDPCGAAWMGVSCSGSAITSMDLSNNNLHDAIPYQLPPNLTYLSLASNNFSGNLPYSISNMLSLVYLNLSHNSLFQEIGELFGNLNSLSELDVSFNNMSGNLPMSFISLSNLSSLYMQNNQLSGTVNVLSNLSLTTLNIANNNFSGLIPGELSSIPNLTLGGNSFINMPASPPPTLMPPPQSPLDQPEYPQAPISFPDRPQIPNNQGRKKQGLQTGRLIGVVVGSIAAGSCILFVLVFCLHNVHRRKDGGSSESKDHVGSLAVNIDRGSNREILDKSHQDASVATSTLPQPTGKMTPERVYGTNGSPAKKIKVPSAATSYTVASLQVATNSFCQDSLLGEGSLGRVYRADFPNGKVLALKKIDSAALSLYEEDHFLEVVSNISRLRHPNIVSLTGYCVEHGQRLLVYQYIGNGTLHDLLHFSEEASKNLTWNARVRIVLGTARALEYLHEVCLPPVVHRNLKSSNILLDEEYSPHLSDCGLAALSPNPEREVSTEVVGSFGYSAPEFAMSGTYTVKSDVYSFGVVMLELLTGRKPLDRSRERSEQSLVGWATPQLHDIDALAKMVDPAMDGMYPAKSLSRFADIIALCVQPEPEFRPPMSEVVQQLVRLLQRASMLRRQSAEDLGSSYRAPEREGGGAAWDAF; from the exons AtgaaggagggagagaggtCAAGAATGgctgcgccggccgccgacgccgctctggccggcctcctcctcgccctcgtGACGGTGGTCGGAGCCGACACCGACGCGGCCGACG TTGCTGCTTTGGTGAATCTCTATACCTCCTGGAACAGCCCGGCGCAGCTCACCGGttggtcggccggcggcggcgacccctGCGGCGCCGCGTGGATGGGCGTCTCCTGCTCAGGCTCTGCTATCACCTCAAT gGACTTGAGTAACAACAACTTGCATGATGCAATTCCTTACCAGTTGCCACCTAATCTTACTTATCT GAGTTTGGCAAGCAATAACTTTTCTGGCAACCTTCCATACTCTATATCCAACATGTTATCACTTGTCTACCT CAACCTCAGTCACAACTCGCTGTTTCAGGAAATTGGTGAACTATTTGGAAACCTCAATTCACTTTCTGAATT GGATGTATCTTTCAACAACATGTCAGGGAATCTTCCAATGTCTTTTATCTCTTTGTCAAATCTTTCTAGCCT TTATATGCAAAATAATCAACTATCAGGCACTGTCAATGTCCTCAGCAACCTAAGCCTTACTACATT AAATATAGCCAACAACAACTTCAGCGGCTTGATACCTGGGGAATTAAGTTCCATTCCAAATTTAAC ACTTGGTGGAAACTCATTTATCAATATGCCTGCATCTCCACCACCAACTCTCATGCCACCGCCTCAGAGTCCACTTGATCAGCCAGAATATCCTCAAGCACCAATAAGTTTTCCAGATCGTCCTCAGATTCCTAATAATCAAGGTCGGAAGAAGCAAGGTCTGCAAACAGGTCGGCTCATAGGGGTGGTTGTTGGTTCAATAGCTGCTGGCTCATGTATACTTTTTGTGTTGGTGTTCTGCCTTCACAATGTCCATAGAAGAAAGGATGGTGGGAGCAGTGAATCAAAAGACCATGTAGGTTCCCTTGCAGTGAACATAGACAGAG gtTCTAACAGGGAAATCTTGGACAAGAGCCATCAAGATGCTTCTGTAGCAACTTCAACACTCCCGCAGCCTACTGGAAAAATGACTCCTGAGAGGGTATATGGTACAAATGGTTCTCCAGCAAAAAAGATAAAGGTTCCTAGTGCCGCGACTTCTTATACTGTTGCTTCTCTCCAAGTTGCTACAAACAGCTTCTGTCAAGATTCCCTTCTAGGAGAGGGTTCACTTGGTCGTGTTTACAGGGCTGATTTCCCCAATGGAAAG GTACTTGCTTTGAAGAAGATAGACAGTGCTGCACTTTCCTTGTATGAAGAAGATCATTTTCTTGAGGTTGTGTCCAACATTTCTCGGCTTAGGCACCCGAACATTGTGTCGCTTACGGGCTATTGTGTTGAACATGGGCAAAGGCTTCTTGTGTATCAGTACATTGGAAATGGTACACTGCATGATTTACTGCACTTTTCTGAAGAAGCGAGCAAGAACCTTACGTGGAATGCCCGTGTGAGGATAGTCCTAGGCACTGCTCGAGCTTTAGA GTACCTGCATGAGGTGTGCCTGCCCCCTGTTGTACATAGAAACCTAAAGTCATCAAATATCCTGCTTGATGAAGAGTACAGCCCACATCTGTCTGACTGTGGGCTTGCTGCCCTATCACCAAATCCTGAGAGAGAG GTATCAACTGAGGTGGTTGGCTCTTTTGGATACAGTGCCCCAGAGTTTGCCATGTCAGGAACATACACCGTAAAGAGCGACGTGTACAGTTTTGGAGTAGTGATGTTAGAGCTACTGACAGGCCGTAAGCCGCTAGACAG ATCCAGAGAGAGGTCGGAACAGTCCCTTGTTGGGTGGGCAACCCCGCAGCTTCATGACATTGATGCGCTCGCCAAGATGGTCGATCCAGCAATGGATGGGATGTATCCTGCGAAGTCCCTCTCCCGGTTCGCAGACATAATTGCATTGTGTGTTCAG CCTGAACCGGAGTTCCGTCCACCGATGTCGGAGGTTGTCCAGCAACTGGTGCGCCTGTTGCAGAGGGCTAGCATGCTAAGACGACAATCGGCAGAGGATCTGGGATCTTCGTACCGTGCCCCCGAGCGCGAAGGCGGAGGTGCGGCATGGGACGCATTCTAA
- the LOC100842626 gene encoding protein STRUBBELIG-RECEPTOR FAMILY 8 isoform X1: MKEGERSRMAAPAADAALAGLLLALVTVVGADTDAADVAALVNLYTSWNSPAQLTGWSAGGGDPCGAAWMGVSCSGSAITSINLSGMGLNGTLGYQLSDLVALKTMDLSNNNLHDAIPYQLPPNLTYLSLASNNFSGNLPYSISNMLSLVYLNLSHNSLFQEIGELFGNLNSLSELDVSFNNMSGNLPMSFISLSNLSSLYMQNNQLSGTVNVLSNLSLTTLNIANNNFSGLIPGELSSIPNLTLGGNSFINMPASPPPTLMPPPQSPLDQPEYPQAPISFPDRPQIPNNQGRKKQGLQTGRLIGVVVGSIAAGSCILFVLVFCLHNVHRRKDGGSSESKDHVGSLAVNIDRGSNREILDKSHQDASVATSTLPQPTGKMTPERVYGTNGSPAKKIKVPSAATSYTVASLQVATNSFCQDSLLGEGSLGRVYRADFPNGKVLALKKIDSAALSLYEEDHFLEVVSNISRLRHPNIVSLTGYCVEHGQRLLVYQYIGNGTLHDLLHFSEEASKNLTWNARVRIVLGTARALEYLHEVCLPPVVHRNLKSSNILLDEEYSPHLSDCGLAALSPNPEREVSTEVVGSFGYSAPEFAMSGTYTVKSDVYSFGVVMLELLTGRKPLDRSRERSEQSLVGWATPQLHDIDALAKMVDPAMDGMYPAKSLSRFADIIALCVQPEPEFRPPMSEVVQQLVRLLQRASMLRRQSAEDLGSSYRAPEREGGGAAWDAF; this comes from the exons AtgaaggagggagagaggtCAAGAATGgctgcgccggccgccgacgccgctctggccggcctcctcctcgccctcgtGACGGTGGTCGGAGCCGACACCGACGCGGCCGACG TTGCTGCTTTGGTGAATCTCTATACCTCCTGGAACAGCCCGGCGCAGCTCACCGGttggtcggccggcggcggcgacccctGCGGCGCCGCGTGGATGGGCGTCTCCTGCTCAGGCTCTGCTATCACCTCAAT CAACCTTTCTGGTATGGGGTTGAACGGTACTCTTGGTTACCAACTGTCCGATCTAGTAGCATTGAAAACGAT gGACTTGAGTAACAACAACTTGCATGATGCAATTCCTTACCAGTTGCCACCTAATCTTACTTATCT GAGTTTGGCAAGCAATAACTTTTCTGGCAACCTTCCATACTCTATATCCAACATGTTATCACTTGTCTACCT CAACCTCAGTCACAACTCGCTGTTTCAGGAAATTGGTGAACTATTTGGAAACCTCAATTCACTTTCTGAATT GGATGTATCTTTCAACAACATGTCAGGGAATCTTCCAATGTCTTTTATCTCTTTGTCAAATCTTTCTAGCCT TTATATGCAAAATAATCAACTATCAGGCACTGTCAATGTCCTCAGCAACCTAAGCCTTACTACATT AAATATAGCCAACAACAACTTCAGCGGCTTGATACCTGGGGAATTAAGTTCCATTCCAAATTTAAC ACTTGGTGGAAACTCATTTATCAATATGCCTGCATCTCCACCACCAACTCTCATGCCACCGCCTCAGAGTCCACTTGATCAGCCAGAATATCCTCAAGCACCAATAAGTTTTCCAGATCGTCCTCAGATTCCTAATAATCAAGGTCGGAAGAAGCAAGGTCTGCAAACAGGTCGGCTCATAGGGGTGGTTGTTGGTTCAATAGCTGCTGGCTCATGTATACTTTTTGTGTTGGTGTTCTGCCTTCACAATGTCCATAGAAGAAAGGATGGTGGGAGCAGTGAATCAAAAGACCATGTAGGTTCCCTTGCAGTGAACATAGACAGAG gtTCTAACAGGGAAATCTTGGACAAGAGCCATCAAGATGCTTCTGTAGCAACTTCAACACTCCCGCAGCCTACTGGAAAAATGACTCCTGAGAGGGTATATGGTACAAATGGTTCTCCAGCAAAAAAGATAAAGGTTCCTAGTGCCGCGACTTCTTATACTGTTGCTTCTCTCCAAGTTGCTACAAACAGCTTCTGTCAAGATTCCCTTCTAGGAGAGGGTTCACTTGGTCGTGTTTACAGGGCTGATTTCCCCAATGGAAAG GTACTTGCTTTGAAGAAGATAGACAGTGCTGCACTTTCCTTGTATGAAGAAGATCATTTTCTTGAGGTTGTGTCCAACATTTCTCGGCTTAGGCACCCGAACATTGTGTCGCTTACGGGCTATTGTGTTGAACATGGGCAAAGGCTTCTTGTGTATCAGTACATTGGAAATGGTACACTGCATGATTTACTGCACTTTTCTGAAGAAGCGAGCAAGAACCTTACGTGGAATGCCCGTGTGAGGATAGTCCTAGGCACTGCTCGAGCTTTAGA GTACCTGCATGAGGTGTGCCTGCCCCCTGTTGTACATAGAAACCTAAAGTCATCAAATATCCTGCTTGATGAAGAGTACAGCCCACATCTGTCTGACTGTGGGCTTGCTGCCCTATCACCAAATCCTGAGAGAGAG GTATCAACTGAGGTGGTTGGCTCTTTTGGATACAGTGCCCCAGAGTTTGCCATGTCAGGAACATACACCGTAAAGAGCGACGTGTACAGTTTTGGAGTAGTGATGTTAGAGCTACTGACAGGCCGTAAGCCGCTAGACAG ATCCAGAGAGAGGTCGGAACAGTCCCTTGTTGGGTGGGCAACCCCGCAGCTTCATGACATTGATGCGCTCGCCAAGATGGTCGATCCAGCAATGGATGGGATGTATCCTGCGAAGTCCCTCTCCCGGTTCGCAGACATAATTGCATTGTGTGTTCAG CCTGAACCGGAGTTCCGTCCACCGATGTCGGAGGTTGTCCAGCAACTGGTGCGCCTGTTGCAGAGGGCTAGCATGCTAAGACGACAATCGGCAGAGGATCTGGGATCTTCGTACCGTGCCCCCGAGCGCGAAGGCGGAGGTGCGGCATGGGACGCATTCTAA
- the LOC100842315 gene encoding plant UBX domain-containing protein 4, with translation MAAGDATQAPPAAEAQSLVESFCAVTSATPDEASFFLESHNWALESAVRSFYDSTEVDAAGPDPAPQPPPPAAEDGAESEDEDYVGGGDKDEDDEDYVGGGDEDEDEDEDVPLAAEVATATERRRPAKRQKSDHQGGSRAANGRGTVRTLSDLSRGKRAAGSDGDEDSDDDEWAPPSELYTGGEKSGMVVRDRSKRKNVVDEVFKQAKRKGVKQGPARRRSSSSRSFPGTSRLLTGETVQPDTPQPPEEILHSIYFWSNGFTVDDGPLRSFDDPEHASFLESIKNSECPAELAPADGRSKVNVNLVRKEEKCPEPVKRSAPFQGGGRTLVTPSENTAPSDTTSAATASSTAAASKTKTITVDDSLPSTSLQIRFADGSRVVARFNTSHTISDVRAFVDATRPGETSDYTLQVGFPPKPIDDATKTIKEAGVANSVIIQKL, from the exons ATGGCCGCCGGAGACGCCACCCaagcgccgccggccgcggagGCGCAATCGCTGGTGGAGTCCTTCTGCGCCGTGACCTCGGCGACCCCCGATGAggcctccttcttcctcgagaGCCACAACTGGGCCCTCGAGTCCGCCGTTCGCTCCTTCTACGACTCCACGGAAGTCGACGCCGCTGGTCCCGATCCGGCaccgcagcctcctcctccagccgcTGAGGACGGCGCGGAATCCGAGGACGAGGACTACGTGGGTGGCGGCGACAAGGatgaggacgacgaggactacgtgggcggcggcgatgaggacgaggatgaggatgaggatgtCCCCCTCGCCGCTGAAGTTGCGACGGCCActgagaggaggaggccagcGAAGAGGCAGAAGAGCGACCACCAGGGCGGGAGCAGGGCCGCTAATGGGAGGGGGACTGTGAGGACGCTCTCCGATCTCAGCCGTGGCAAGAGGGCCGCGGGGTCGGACGGAGACGAGGACTCGGATGACGACGAatgggcgccgccgtccgAGTTGTACACCGGCGGCGAAAAGAG CGGAATGGTTGTTAGAGATAGATCCAAACGCAAAAATGTTGTGGATGAGGTTTTTAAGCAAGCTAAGAGGAAAGGTGTCAAGCAAGGCCCAGCTCGCCGGCGATCTTCTAGCTCAAGGAGCTTTCCTGGGACTAGCAGACTTCTAACAGGTGAAACTGTACAGCCTGACACACCACAGCCACCAGAAGAAATTCTTCACAGCATCTACTTCTGGAGCAATGGGTTCACAGTAGATGATGGTCCACTCAGAAGTTTTGATGACCCAGAGCATGCATCCTTTTTAGAG AGCATCAAGAATTCCGAATGCCCAGCTGAACTTGCACCGGCTGACGGGAGGTCTAAGGTGAATGTAAATCTTGTCcggaaggaagaaaaatgtCCT GAGCCAGTCAAGCGAAGTGCTCCATTTCAAGGAGGGGGGAGAACTCTGGTGACACCTTCTGAAAACACTGCACCTTCGGATACTACTTCTGCTGCTACTGCTTCCAGTACAGCGGCTGCCAGTAAGACTAAGACGATCACAGTGGATGATTCTTTGCCGTCAACCTCTCTACAGATCAGGTTTGCAGATGGCAGCCGTGTTGTTGCACGTTTCAACACAAGCCACACAATCAGTGATGTACGGGCATTCGTTGATGCAACAAGACCAGGAGAAACCAGTGACTACACACTGCAGGTCGGGTTTCCCCCTAAGCCAATCGATGACGCcaccaagaccatcaaggaagCCGGTGTGGCAAACTCAGTGATCATTCAGAAATTGTAG